The proteins below are encoded in one region of Helianthus annuus cultivar XRQ/B chromosome 2, HanXRQr2.0-SUNRISE, whole genome shotgun sequence:
- the LOC110880430 gene encoding leucine-rich repeat extensin-like protein 5, with the protein MNQIEEPDGQNPLGSADHFPEYQNMDVDDDPDPEMPPSGTPTHTIEISSGSSFHGSPYRGPDIWAKRWSTYKWEYTPPHHNSPPHQQVPSEDPHFQAVTPPPPPAPEQPPPLEPSRRRRSARMSVRGGFHFSTPQHSSNYPMLYEDPQMGGPPNAVSEVDFAPVAPGPPMGYENPIPSYPSAAGYNPFEQQAYSGYNYNNAPAVDPYIEAANFNALYLGPFPPTYPTRYPGYEYQYPPPPQPQQQ; encoded by the coding sequence ATGAACCAAATTGAAGAACCAGATGGCCAAAACCCTTTGGGATCAGCTGACCATTTTCCCGAGTACCAAAACATGGATGTGGACGATGATCCAGATCCTGAGATGCCGCCATCAGGGACGCCGACGCATACCATTGAGATTTCCAGCGGATCATCTTTTCATGGTTCGCCTTACAGGGGCCCTGATATCTGGGCCAAAAGATGGAGCACGTATAAGTGGGAGTATACTCCCCCTCACCACAACTCGCCGCCACACCAGCAGGTCCCTTCTGAGGACCCACATTTTCAGGCGGtcacgccaccgccaccaccagcgCCAGAGCAGCCACCACCTCTAGAACCATCGAGGCGGAGAAGAagtgcacggatgtccgtgcgtgGGGGTTTTCATTTTAGCACCCCCCAACACTCCTCTAACTACCCTATGCTTTATGAAGACCCGCAAATGGGTGGGCCTCCAAACGCCGTTTCTGAAGTCGACTTCGCACCAGTCGCACCTGGACCACCCATGGGTTATGAAAACCCAATTCCATCGTACCCAAGTGCAGCTgggtacaacccgtttgagcagcaaGCTTACTCGGGTTATAACTACAACAATGCACCTGCTGTCGATCCGTACATAGAGGCAGCAAACTTCAATGCTCTCTACCTTGGGCCCTTTCCACCTACGTACCCAACTAGGTACCCTGGATATGAGTATCAATacccaccacctcctcaacctcagCAGCAGTAG